Part of the Caldisericia bacterium genome, CGTGAAGTTTCTGTGTGGATATGCCTATTTCTGCTCCAAAGCCAAACTCAAACCCATCTGTAAATCTTGTTGATGCATTTACATATACACATGAGGAATCCACAGAGGAGAGAAACTTCATTGCATTGCTGTAATCCTCCGTGATTATAGCATCTGAATGATGGGTTCCATATTTGTTTATGTGTTTTATTGCCTCATCAACATTTGATACAACTTTCACTGCTATTTTAAGATCAAGATACTCCTTAATCCAATCTTCTTCTGTAGCTGGTATTGTATCCTCATAAACTTCCTGAACCTCTCTATCACCTATAATAGTGACTCCTTTCTCTTTTAAAGCATCAAGGATAGGAGTAATGTGTGTCTCCTTTACTTTCCTATGAAATAAAATCTTCTCCACTGCATTACATACAGAAGGCCTTTGAACCTTTGCATTTACGATTATTCTCTTTGCCATATCTACATTTGCTGACTCATCTACAAATATATGAACAACTCCTGCTCCAGTTTCAATTACAGGAACCTTTGCATTTTCCTTAACAAAATTTATAAACTTAGCGCTGCCCCTTGGAATTACCACATCAAGGTATTCTGTTAAAGTGAGAAGTGTAAAAACTGCCTCTCTATTGGTTGTTTCAATTAGTTGAATGGAACCTTCAGGAATTCCTGACCTGTATGCTGCCTCTGATAGGATCTTCCATATGACAATATTTGAATTTATCGCCTCACTTCCTCCTCTAAGAATTACACAGTTTCCACTTTTTAATGTTAAACCTATAGCATCTGCTGTAACATTGGGCCTTGCCTCATAGATCATTCCTATTAATCCAATTGGAACTCTCATCTTCATTATTCTTAAACCGTTTGGTCTTTGCCAGCCTGATACCACCTCACCTACAGGGTCAGGAAGGGAAGCTACAACCTTTAAACCTTCAGCAATACCATGAATCCTTTTTTCATTAAGAAGAAGTCTATCAAGTAGAGATTTAGATAATCCCTTCTCTTCACCCTTTATCATATCTTTTTTGTTTTCCTTTATAATGAGATCTTTCCTCTTTACAAGTTCTTCTGCCATAAAGAGAAGGGCGTTATTTTTTACCTCTGTCGGAAGAGTTGCAACTATATTTTTAACCTCAAATGCCTTCTTTGCTTTTTCAATTACTTCTTTCATATTGCACCTCTTTTATTCGTTTTATTTTTTAAGTTCTCTAACAAGAAGTGGGAGAAACTCTCCCACATCTGTTACAATTCCCAGAGTTTGAGCTGATCCCCTATCCATTAGTTTTGTTACCACTGATGGATTTATATCTATACATACCGTTTTAACATAAGAAGGGATTAAATTACCAA contains:
- a CDS encoding glutamate-5-semialdehyde dehydrogenase; the encoded protein is MKEVIEKAKKAFEVKNIVATLPTEVKNNALLFMAEELVKRKDLIIKENKKDMIKGEEKGLSKSLLDRLLLNEKRIHGIAEGLKVVASLPDPVGEVVSGWQRPNGLRIMKMRVPIGLIGMIYEARPNVTADAIGLTLKSGNCVILRGGSEAINSNIVIWKILSEAAYRSGIPEGSIQLIETTNREAVFTLLTLTEYLDVVIPRGSAKFINFVKENAKVPVIETGAGVVHIFVDESANVDMAKRIIVNAKVQRPSVCNAVEKILFHRKVKETHITPILDALKEKGVTIIGDREVQEVYEDTIPATEEDWIKEYLDLKIAVKVVSNVDEAIKHINKYGTHHSDAIITEDYSNAMKFLSSVDSSCVYVNASTRFTDGFEFGFGAEIGISTQKLHARGPMGLKELTTTKYIIFGNGQVRK